Genomic window (Arachis hypogaea cultivar Tifrunner chromosome 13, arahy.Tifrunner.gnm2.J5K5, whole genome shotgun sequence):
AGCACGCCTCCTCCTTCCTGTAGTGCTGGAGAAGCTCATCAGCCTCCTGGAGCTGTGTCCGGTAGCGGACGGTGTGGGCGTGGAGGTCGGGGGCGGCGGCGAGAATGGTGTGGAACCACTTAGGGTCCTCTTCCAAGAAGAGGGTGGTGCCGGTTGGGTTGAGGCTGGCCCACATGAGAGAGTCGTGGCCGAGGCCGAAGACGAGGAAGTTGAGGGGTCTGTGCTGCAGGGATTTGAAGACGTCGAAGGTTATGGTGATCTCAGACAGGGACTGCTGAGGCACGACGTGGGAGGTGGCGTAGTGGAGTATTGCTCGGAGCTGGAGCGGCGTTGTGGTGGCTGCGGTGGACTGCTGGGCGGAGGCGAAGCGGGTTTTAGTTGTGAGCGGGCAGAGGAAGGTGGTGTCAGAGGTTTGAAGAAGTGTGGTGGCTGTGAAGAGGGAGGCGGCGATGATGGCAAGTCCGGTGAGTAGCCAGACGAAGCATCGGTTTTCTGGGAGGAGATTGTAGTAGCGAGTCTTTGTTCTCTCGTTCCCCTGCATTTCCTCCTCTTTTTTCTCTACTTGTCTGTGTTAGTGTGTCAAGTATTAGAGCGTTCCTTCACTCTCAATATGCCATCCCTATTGCAATGGACATGTGGCACTTCGCAATTGCCTTTTGCGCCTTCTTCCACTCTTCCTCTTTATTATTCATCGTCAATCACCACCAAATAAAGAGGGTATACCGTATAAcatattagttttatttatttttaaagcttCAAAAGATTTATTTCGATTTAAAATATCctttatctataaaaatatttatattattaatattattaattaaaaaaaaatataaattttaatatatttaacactaatattattatatttttgtttaattttaatacaattttattaaatatacacTATCaatgttaaatattttaattatatgataatattaaaataatttattaaatttatttttaatgtatttagatACAAAAATGAGCACAAATtaatttaaggtttaattattttgttggtttttataattttataaaatttttaattaaatttctgtatttttttaattgaatttttacactaaatttttttaatttgatttctatacttttttttatttaagtttttatactaattttttttagttggattcttataaaattaaaccaattactattaaaaaaaattaattaaaaaaatttaatacaaaaactaattaaaaaaataataatttaattaaaaattatgcaaaattataaaaattaacctTAATTTAAATGCCTTTGATAGGATCGGTGTAATCCAAATAAATGTTTCCCAACTTTTTGAAATAAGCTGTTATGGTGTAATCACATATCCCTAGTgagatatttttcaataataaaataaaaaaattcatattttttttaaatataatttttgaactttaatttttaaaatgtgattttttttttgtttttggcatTTTTTCTTATTGAAAAATTTCCATCGCTAGTGTCATTTTgtttttatctaataaaaaatGTCACAAATTGACATTATCGcattgattttttaaaagaattaaaaaaaattatataacggTTTTACTCGATTTTTGTAATAAAGTATTTCAATAAAATGTCAAAATTGAATTTATATCAAGATCTCAAATATTATAAGATAGATACgactacttttataaaaaattgagTTCAATCCAATAATTATTTGATTATAATGTCAAAATAATTTTAGGTCAAAATCACTAATAGTAGAATATCAAAAGAATAAACtattaaataaagaagacaaTGAAAATCGCAAAATATGGATCAaagtaaaataataacaaaaatttaaataaaataaatgataataaattaaataaataaaaaaacaaaaagttaaaaattgaCTTATAACGCTCAAGAGAATAAATtctctcaattattaaaaaaataattaagggataaagtatgatttttaatcttttattgttctctttttctctcatgttttttttttgttccaattataaaattaattgtgAGAAATTACATTTATTccttcaattgttaaaaaaaaaattaagagaattcaTTCCCTTTGCACTCCATGTTTTTCTATTGTGTTGTGGGAATTGAAAATTTTATGAGTTTATAtgatgatttattatttttaattgaagtCCTGAACTTTTCTAAGTTTTTACTATTTATAAGCCATAAAGATGAACTTGCTTTGAAGCATGTTATCCATCATCGTACTTTTACACTTTTTATATCATCTTTCttgaattttagtttatttatctttatttttgtagTTAAAACCACTACTAATCAAAACGCCTTCTtgtggaaaaaaaaaaatcatttttataccaacaatatcaaaatattattattaaattatattgttattataatagtataaaatactAAAACGGCTAAATATTCTTGTATTACCCACAAGGCCACAAACATAACCAATATGTAAAAAATTTTGCTACAAAATCagagatttattttgaaattgaGGAAGTAAAAAAAATTGTAGACATAAAGTTGTCTAATAACATAACACAAATTATTTGTCTAGGAATTTATAATATGGCTTCGGCGTCAATGATTTCATGTAAAGATACAAATGGTCACAAAATTCGTACACGTTTTCGTACATACGCTTCAGTGGCCGTTTGCCAATTTTCAATTACAACAGGCAGGCCTAGTAATTAATGTAGGAGCTTCGTTTACTATAGTTTTATCAGCATTATAGGCACTCACGTTTCACGTTTGTCGTTGTGAGCACCACTATCCACGCATCATTTGTgcttgctttccttccatttgcAATATAAATTTCTTAATATTTTTCTCCACTATTGGTGCGTTTAGTTctaaaataggataaaattaaatataaaaattaatatttttatattttatttgataataaattaaaataaattataaaaatttaatttattttttatatatataaaaaaatttaaaaaaaaatattatgataaaaaatataattataaaaaattaataaaaaaataaaaaaattaaattataatttttgtttatatatttatatctttATCTTAATATCTCATATCAATAAATAAATGTAGCCTAAAAGAATAACTTTTCTGTTGTATAGTATATACCTAGAACGATAaatataatgactaataaattagcAAAacagatattttattttatagtctATTTTCAGtaatttatgatttttataaTTAAGTGCTTTATTTTATTGCTCAGTGATTATATTAATTTGTTGTTTTcattgtttatttaaaaaaaataggaattttaattttttggttacGGACACTTGTTAATTTTAAACGGAAAaacttttttcaaatttaaaaagggATGTGTTTAATAGATGTAATGAGTACATACATTGAATAACGTCGATGTCTAGAGATATTTTGAATCGTGTTGGGCAGGTGTATCCATTTACGCAGCACCACATGGCCCCACCCTCCTCCTGACATAAAGTAGTTAACATTTAACAATAAAATATCCCATCACGAGaatgatatattttttgtatGGACAATAAAAACGGCAATGGTCTAatggatataattaaataaataagcgAGATACACGGgcctttttatttttactctattgGTCTTAAGTGAATAACTACCATAGGTACGGATATTTTTGTCTTGGTTACGGGCTTTAGTTTAAAGGAAAGTTGATATGTTGGGCTTTTCCAATGGAGAAAAAATGGGCCGAACCGTTTTCTTCCCAACAAGACCTTAAGACAGTCCAAATGTAAACGGCCGAAGGAAGCCTGCAAATATTGCCATATTGAAttcataaaaatttcatgcatgttATTTCATGCTGAATGGAATTTCACATAGCAACTGCACTAAACTGAAATTGAAATAGTGTAACGATTAACGAACGTAATTGGCTGTAAGATGAGGAAATAGGTGAGACGATCTTTCAAGACTCAAGTGTCCAGGACTCCAGGATAGTCTAACGTCTATCAAATTTGGCTCATCTTTAAACCCTTCTTATTAAATATAAAGTACTGTACACTTTGTCAATTCGATAAATCTaaactctttatttattatatttatttgaatgatctgaatttaaaaagataaccTATTAATCAAGTTACCTatactttttataaattttagatttattttgtaagttttagaaaaaaagatatattagaatcttaaaaaaaaatatttttaaatatatattatgtatataatattaaaatttaaataaattttattttgtgtgaaataaaattataatattaaatataaagataatgataaattttgtgttatataaatttaattaatacatatatataattttattttttgagaaacaaaattataacattaaatatgaacagaatgataaaagattttatattatataaatttaatttaaaaaaatatatatacaacgtAAAAAGCAATCAaccatataataattttattttgtgcgaaacaaaaattcatataaaaaaatatttatataattttttattaacaattttttattgaaatatgttactttattatatttaaaatatattatttgaaataattatattattttagttaatatatattatttaaaagaatattttaaatttattattttgtattaagaatattattaaaatatattattagtttttcttataaataacatttttttttcttttgttcaaaTACTATGACAACAAAATTTTACATAACTGCGActactcaataaatattatataagttaataaaagaaaaaagtatttttttttatcagaaaTAGAAAGACCCAAATTCGCCATCTTTTAGATTTGTATGAAAAGACTGTTCTATTTAAActatagaataattatttattaggctcattcttgtacaaataaaaatttctcttagttttatatCAATtagtttcaaaaaaaataattttttaaataaactaataaaaaagtaatacaaataattgtttaaatataattgtattttattatgttgagaataatttaaaataaaagataataaactTGTTGTAACTGTTTTGACTGCGTCGTTATTTGAGAATTATGGCGTCTTTATGGAGACTGCGGTTCTTCTACAAAATTGGTTTTGCGTTTGGATTTAGCCAAGCAGTAGCAACGACAGATTTTTCAGATTTTGAAGGTTATTAATGGCAGAGATGGAAGGGAGTGGGTTCAAAAGCGTCAAAATCTGTGGCTAGCCACAACCGTAGTGGGAGCACCGTCAACAAATAAAACAGTGAAGCTACTTGAAGTGATCACATCAGTAATAACAGAATAACATAGGAATTCGATAAGTTTTCCTGAGTACTTTTGTGCTGTAAAGGTCATCCTGTGTTAAACTATTAGTTTTTTTATCAGTGTTAATTTACCGAATAACTTTTGatagtaaattaatttttaaagagtACTGTACTCTTTACTTTACCTGAAGTGCATTAGTTTTTGCCATCaaatttaaatgaataaataattaatttttttaatttgttataatttattataaatattattgtacattttaaataaacaaaaaccgTGAAACATTTTAATAAATTTCAGATCAAACTTAGAGAATGAGACTACGTACCTTATATAATAGCGTTGGTTCCATTACAGAATCGATGTGTTGCCTTGCAACCACGGCGCCACCGAAATTGATGTTTGGTGACTTGGTGGGTGTAGCCTTAAGTATGAGCGCAAAGCAAGAGATTGATGCCACGTTTGTGATTAGTTGGCAACATGTGGTTGTTAATTAATGATGTGATCCTCCTCCCCAAGTGAGGTCTTTACTACACTCCCACCTACTCACACCCCCActccatttattattattattttaatgatcAAGACAGAGTAATACAGTAATACAGCTAGTAAGTTTTTAGTCAAAAGATGGTGTATGGTTGCATTAAATACAGAGAGAATGGCCACATTATATTGCATGCGGGCAGAAGCAGAATTGAAGTATCCAGAGAATTCTTTAGAAGAAAGAGGCCGCAAGGATGACAAGAAGTGGAAGCCGGTTGTACTTATTAGTGTTGTTGGTATTGGTGGCGCTGCAAGTGGAAGTGGAAGGAGCGGATGCTTTGGCGGGGAAGTGCAGTACGGTGGTGCAGCAGGTGATACCGTGCCTGAACTTCGCGACGGGGCAGGCTCAGGTACCGTCGAAGGAGTGCTGTGACGCTTCGTCGAAGATCAAGGACACCGCACCGGAGTGCCTCTGCTACGTGATCCAGCAAACCCACAAGGGCAGCCCTGAGGTGAAGAGTATGGGTATTCAAGAGGCTAGGCTCATCCAGCTCCCTTCTGCTTGCAAATTGAAGAATGCTAGCATCTCCAACTGTCCCAGTATGAAACAAACTATTATTCTTTCTTCTTATTAAATTACTCTTCTACCTTAGCCCACGAAACTCTTTGGCTAAGATAGAAGAGTAGTTTAATGCTTCTAATTTTAGTACTTTTGGGAATAACTGACTCCAACTTTTCTTGATGTTATGACAGAGCTTCTAGGTCTATCTCCAGGCTCAGCAGATGCACAAATCTTCACTAACATCTCTTCATCGAGTAATAGTAGTACGGCTTCATCTTCAACCTCGTCCTCATCCTCATCAGCAACACCCACCTCGCAGAACGATTCCCATGGAACCATGCTTAGACCTCCTCTCATGAGAGACATAACAGCGCTCATGGCCTTGCCCATGCTTCTCCTTGTGCTTCCCACTGCAACTGTCACTCTTTACTCGTAAAACATTCCAGGGGAGAGGCGTAGTAGTGGTCTATTGTTGTTTTTATTTACTTTGCAATCATGTTTAAATTTGTTGGAGTGATTTAATTAGCAAATCTGTAAACTTGGTTATAATTATGTTATCATGGAATTGCTTGTAGGCATGGTTGTATCCATTTTTACATTGAACTTTCCCTTTATTATTATATGGATGgacttgttttctttctttcccaGCACCTACCAGAATTTATGGAAGCTAAGGCCTGGAAACATAACGGTCCCATTGAAATTAATCATGGACTACGTACTTCGCAACTACCAACCTAACATCCTCATCACAAGTAGTATTCATTATTCTCTGCCTTGCACTTCCATCGTTTTCCGCTTCGTATTTACATTTTTGGTTAGCTGTTACTGTCAGATTCATCAATACTCTTAGCTTTCTCAGTTCCTTAATATCCAAATTAACACTTAAATCaagcatatatataaataaatgtaaCCTATCTTCTATGACTTATTTAGTTGATATTTTAAGTTGGTTATTATTAACTACATTGTAACTTgagttatttaaatttaattagaatgaatattttaatcataataaaattaatttataattaattcattgattaaaaaaaatattatagaatttttaaaaatattaacaaacaACCTCATTGTTTAAATGAGAAGAATCCTTCTCAACATAGCGATTACCATTCTGTTTGGATTTGTTTCCTCGTTCTTACATATGGTACTCATCCCAATATGTATATATCTTTTATCCACTAAACTTTTCACTCTTTTCATGTTCGTTCTCTTTTAATATCAAAATCAGAAGACTTTACAacattttttcattctttttttatatatttattttcgcAGGCAAATCtatttcatttttaaaagaaCAAAGTTCacacaaaaatattattataatatagacTATAAAAGAGTCAGGtacctttttttttattactgGGATTTTTGTTTAAATTCTGATTTTAGATTCGTTCTTTTCCACCACTAAAATTAATTGGATATCTATCGtggtttcttttcttgttttgttcaAGGAAAAGAAGATTTGGGAGGAAGAAGtttatttattcatatttttaaaaagtatacAATGATccattacaataaattaattacaACTAATTTTCTTatagttaaatattaattttagttaaatttaaacAACTCAAGATATTAATATagctaataattaaattaaaatattaactaattaaaagttGATATATCGcaaaagataatttatatgttcttctagaaaaaattagataaaaattatctatttttaatatatattttatattttaatatatattttatattaataattaatttaagtatATACTTAACATGGTTATATTCAAATAGTTTTTTAGTCCTACTTAACATTAACATGAACTTCGTTTTACagtgaaatattttaaaaaatattttgttagatAGAAAATGATTCTTGtgaataatgtgaacaatggacTCTAGAATtgacctaataaaataaaaaaattacctcCTGAACTAACATTAGATAACCATTCGCACACCTATTAAATTAAACATCCAGCCATTGTTAACTATGgatgagtaaatcgaatcaaaagaaataatcATCCAATTAAAAATCAACATAATCAACTATGTGCATACttattgaattgaacatccgacatattcattgttcacattgtttagtattttcattgtgcctatacttttccttttaaaaattgaataactATTACTAGAATATTTTTGGTACATAATCACTTCTAGACAATTAGCGAGCATTTTACTTGATATAGAAAAAAGTAGTTGATTATTTGAAAATTATTGACCTGCCTTCTATTTAATATGGATGGATATTCActcatatttttatgttttatgggAAGGGAAAAAAACATATACACTACAAAGtatttaagaattttaaatttctataataaataATCATGGTAATTCACACTAATAAATTATTTTAGCCTTAAAATtacaccaatattctattttaattttcattacaTGCGTATCCTAAATAATTCTatgaattgaatttgatttatatGTCTTCAATATAAAATCGAatcaattgaaattaaattatcaaaaacagtactaaatcaaaataatttaattcgACTTAGTAGAAAATATGTCTAAATTCGTGCAGTCCATGACAAATCGAACAAAAGGATTTGATTTATGGATAAACTAAGCAATAGTAAATCAATACAATATGTTCCGATTTACTATAGACAGTATTTCGAGTAAGTAGGTACTTTTTTCACAAATTAGTTGCAATTTTAACTCATACTTTATTAATTAAGTTTCGTATATCTAAAGTTACTACCGCTTTTAGAGGCATTGAGCTTTTAACTCTCATATACTCACCACCATTGCTAAGCCAAGTGGATTATTGTATATTGCTacgttaaaaattatatatatttaataaacgtttcaaataatttaatttacatttatttaatttataatttatatatttatttaatttaattttatcatattataaaatactcaaacttttatttatttttttatttaagtataatatatattttattatttaataaaattaaagcttAGTTTGATAAAACGTTTATTTttcaaaagtagtttataaaagttaattttaaaaaaggcattttaaaagttataacatttatatttggtaaattaaattaaaaataatttttaataaatataagcaaCATcaattgtattttgtaaaatagtttttaaaatttaaaaatattataatagacataaatgtaactattaaatttaaaaattagttaacataagaggttatattagacttttaaattttaaaaagtacaagccaactttaaaaagtTCTATCTAGGTGCTTTAAAAAGTACTCCAATCTTTTAAAAGTTGCAAACATAAacacatgattttttttatttaccaaatataaaatgAGGAGTTTGaacttttaaaaagtacaaaCACCTCTTCAAAAAACTTTACCAAATCAAACTAAAtatattcttattaaaagtttctagtttcttaatatattatatatgtattcatTGTTTTGTTCGttctatttgttttaaatttatttattatgatgGTAGATAATCTGAAACTATAAgttattatttgtatttatattttttattttttattttttaaatataaaattttattataattttatattttttttaattgtgaccagtttaataatttatttattggaCCAATAATTTAGTGACCTAATAGTATAATCAATTTGATTACCAGTTTCATCTGATAACTACCTACCGTAGAAGCATTTGTCTCTgttgaattttagaaaaaataattgtatatacaCGTATATATTATTCCGATTGTAATAATATGTTTGTCCCTacacttaaaatatttttatttatataaaaagttTTATGTTATTAAATATCAATGATAAAAAGTTATTCTATTATTTTGCGGTTCGTGTAGGCAAATGTCTTATACCACATGACAGAATCAGTATACGAGAAATACTTAATGAATTCACTAAATAATTTCGGAGATTTTTCGATAAGGAGTTCTATCGGAATACCAAATTGTCGGCAAAGGTACGTTGTTACCCTGTAAAACATGTATGCATGTCATCTAAACGTTTCACGGGTTATCAAAAACATATTGACGGTTACTGTCTATTCGTCCGATCAACATTCAACATGAACTTTGGGATCTGGGTCATTGGGTGGCTCAACATGGGGGACAACTTCAACCCGATCATGGATGGAATTTTAAGTacgcttaaataaaaaaattagattacgGCTATTATATTATACGGACACGTTAAACCCAAGTGTCGACCGTTTTACAGTTACAGAAAAACGAGATCAGGACAACAACTGCGATGAATCTGACCAGCACACTTTTCAACGAACTCAAAGAGCGTGTGTTGAGCAAGGCAGAATTATGGAGGATGAAATCAAAGAAGAACACCTAAGTCAATCGGTTGGTACTGCATAGGATGCATGGTTCAACGAGCTCTAACGCTCCTGTCCCCGAGTTATTATTAGGATgcttccttttttgttttttatttggtTACATTGCGAACATATGTAGCAATTGAAGTTTGTCTTACTGGCAAATTAAGACTTCGTGTGTTTACGGCCTTTGCCTTTTATGTTTCATCTATATATATGATGattagttaaaatatttttaaattttcacctTTCTAGCCATCAACTAAATACGCACCAATGAGTAAATACAAATCTAAATGCTCTCAATTAATAAGGTTAGTTATCTTCGCGGTGCATAAatgcgtttttttttttgaaaaaaatgaaaatgaatatCCATAAGGATAAGATGCGACGGTTTAGGCCGAGGGAACTAAATTCGAAAGAGCGCAGTGGAATCATAAATATGTCGGCACACGTTTTTACTACACTACTGGATAACACCGTCAGAAGCATATCTCATTCCATGCCCTCATCCAACGGAAAGTTGGAATGGAGCGTTTCTCTGCTGCCGTCGACCTACCCGCGATGTTTGGTTAGCCATAGCCATTAAAGTCGCGTCAAACTCGATTGAGGACCTGTGCAAGTTCCGTATGATGGGTTGCGCTGCGCGCGATGCAGGCGAAAAGGATATTGTGTTCAGGATGGTTTCTATACCACCCTTCGCATGACATGAAGTGGTGGTGGAGACGCGACCCAATAGGACAGATTTTTCGAGAGGTGCTTTGAGGTTGGTCACCTGGAGTTTCTGTTTCAGAAGGCACTGCGGGAGCTCTACACACAACGTAATGCATCAAGCAATGGCTTTGACGCTGCCAAGTACGCAGTTTCAATGGAGTTGCTCAGTTAAAAGGACGACAACGAGGCAAAAAAAAATGGTTTGGAACTATTTCGCGCGCTTGAAGGGGGTGGTTTACTCCCTGCGTGTTACTCGAGTTGCTTGCGGTCTGTGAGTCGACCAAATGCTTGACCCGAGGCTACATGGGTCTTCTGTATGACTTCTGCCGAAAGGTGGCAAAGCAAGGGTGGACGGAGGTGCGGACCATATTCCATGCATCTACTGCCGCGCCGACTTCGAGGTGGAACGATACGTAGACATACCTAGGGTTTAGGGTTGCCATATTATGGTTGACGGATCACACTGAGTTTAGGATTgccatataattaaataatatattgttTATCGTATCATGAatgctatatttttttatatataatgacGTAAATATTTGACAACAATTTATATTATTTAGCCGATTACTCCTTTATAAATCGAATCTAATATATTCGAATTACTATATAAGAaagtgtttatttttttttataaaattactatTTAGATAGTGCTCCAAATAAAACATACtgtgaaatacaaaattaataaattcttgtgtggtataatttatttaatttaatttaaaaatatatgtactcaaattttaagtACAATACTCTTTTACATAATCagtgatttaaaaaattttaaaaataatattattccatacaaaataatttaaaaaaattaaatttaaatgtaaATATTCATGTatccaaattttaaatataatactctagataattaataatttaaaattaaaaaaatattttattttatacaaagcagttaaaaaaataaattatcaaaatatttataagaCTTTTCAGTCCATTTTTTTAgctcatttttttaaatagactAAAAAAGTCTCGCGAATATTTGTtatctcattttttctttttaaactgCTTTgtattagataatattattttttaaaatttataaattattgattatgtaaaaaagtattatatttaaaatttgagtacatatatttttaaattaaactaaataaattataacacaaaaaaattattaattttatattttacaatatCATTTATTTGGAGCACTGTCTATATAGtaattctacaaaaaaaatataaatactatagtaatttgaaaaaaatagagtTAATTTACTTGGAGCCTGTCTATAGTAAATAGAAACATATTGTTACATTACAAAAGtgtaaattgaattcaattgatTGGATTTACCAATGCAAATGAGACAGATATATAATTAATTTCAGTTTAGGATATCTGTAATTTAacagggtaaagtatactttttatcccttaaatttggcaaaaaatttaaaaatactcttaagttttattttgtttcaattttgttctaaaagttttcaatttgcatcaaatataccctcgacggctaaattttcaaaaaaatttaagaccaatctaacaatagtgcatgaaaattatgcttgatttgcttgtattaaaagttgtttttatgaaattgttgttgaattggtcttaaattttttgaaacattAGCCGTgaggagtatatttgatgcaaatcgaaaactttt
Coding sequences:
- the LOC112792597 gene encoding arabinogalactan O-methyltransferase 1, producing the protein MQGNERTKTRYYNLLPENRCFVWLLTGLAIIAASLFTATTLLQTSDTTFLCPLTTKTRFASAQQSTAATTTPLQLRAILHYATSHVVPQQSLSEITITFDVFKSLQHRPLNFLVFGLGHDSLMWASLNPTGTTLFLEEDPKWFHTILAAAPDLHAHTVRYRTQLQEADELLQHYRKEEACWPARATLKGNDKCRLALHDLPEEVYEREWDLVMIDAPRGYFAEAPGRMAAIFSAAVMARGRKGSGVTHVFLHDVNRRVEKLYAEEFLCRKNLVKGVGRLWHFQIPAVPNTTAVVPDHVDAHRFC
- the LOC112792598 gene encoding non-specific lipid transfer protein GPI-anchored 1, whose amino-acid sequence is MTRSGSRLYLLVLLVLVALQVEVEGADALAGKCSTVVQQVIPCLNFATGQAQVPSKECCDASSKIKDTAPECLCYVIQQTHKGSPEVKSMGIQEARLIQLPSACKLKNASISNCPKLLGLSPGSADAQIFTNISSSSNSSTASSSTSSSSSSATPTSQNDSHGTMLRPPLMRDITALMALPMLLLVLPTATVTLYS